From Streptomyces yatensis, one genomic window encodes:
- the sucC gene encoding ADP-forming succinate--CoA ligase subunit beta, with translation MRERAMDLYEHQARELLRENGVLVPRAEVVATAEDARAAAERLGGRVVVKAQVKTGGRGKAGGVKLADDPAAAERTARRILGMDIKGHTVHRVMVAEPVEVAREMYLGFTLDRAAGRFLAIASAEGGMEIEEVAAHRPEAVARIPIGPAEGVTEAKAAEIAAAGGLPPETAGTISRLWTVLTAYDALLVEINPLVVTRDGAIVALDGKVTLDDNARFRQPSWDDSGDRARDPLEARAAAAGLGYVKLDGRVGVIGNGAGLVMSTLDVVAGCGARPADFLDIGGGASAQVMADGLSLVLDDPEVRSVLVNVFGGITACDAVADGIVRALDTVALTKPLVVRLDGNNAARGRAILGQLAHPLVHQADTMDGAAARAAELAA, from the coding sequence ATCAGGGAGCGGGCAATGGACCTGTACGAACACCAGGCACGGGAACTCCTCCGAGAAAACGGCGTGTTGGTGCCGCGAGCCGAGGTCGTGGCCACGGCCGAAGACGCCCGCGCCGCCGCCGAGCGGCTCGGCGGCCGCGTCGTCGTCAAGGCCCAGGTGAAGACCGGCGGCCGGGGCAAGGCGGGCGGGGTGAAACTCGCCGACGACCCGGCGGCGGCCGAGCGGACCGCACGCCGGATCCTCGGCATGGACATCAAGGGCCACACCGTCCACCGGGTGATGGTCGCCGAACCCGTCGAGGTGGCACGGGAGATGTACCTCGGCTTCACCCTGGACCGGGCCGCGGGCCGCTTCCTGGCCATCGCCTCCGCCGAGGGCGGTATGGAGATCGAGGAGGTCGCGGCACACCGCCCCGAGGCGGTGGCCCGGATCCCGATCGGCCCCGCCGAGGGGGTGACCGAGGCGAAGGCCGCCGAGATCGCCGCCGCCGGGGGACTGCCGCCGGAGACGGCCGGGACCATCAGCCGGCTGTGGACCGTCCTGACCGCGTACGACGCCCTCCTGGTCGAGATCAACCCGCTGGTGGTGACCCGGGACGGCGCGATCGTGGCCCTGGACGGAAAGGTCACCCTGGACGACAACGCCCGCTTCCGGCAGCCGTCGTGGGACGACTCCGGCGACCGCGCCCGGGACCCGCTGGAGGCCCGCGCCGCGGCCGCCGGGCTCGGCTACGTCAAACTGGACGGCCGGGTCGGTGTCATCGGCAACGGCGCGGGCCTGGTGATGTCCACCCTGGACGTCGTCGCGGGCTGCGGCGCCCGCCCCGCCGACTTCCTCGACATCGGTGGCGGCGCCTCGGCGCAGGTGATGGCCGACGGGCTGTCCCTCGTCCTCGACGACCCCGAGGTGCGCTCTGTCCTGGTCAACGTCTTCGGCGGCATCACCGCCTGCGACGCGGTGGCCGACGGCATCGTGCGCGCCCTGGACACCGTCGCCCTCACCAAGCCGCTGGTCGTCCGGCTCGACGGCAACAACGCCGCGCGTGGCCGGGCCATCCTTGGCCAATTGGCTCATCCACTCGTCCACCAGGCCGACACCATGGACGGCGCCGCCGCGCGCGCCGCCGAACTCGCCGCGTAG
- a CDS encoding thiamine pyrophosphate-binding protein, with the protein MPDDSQDVISGGHLVAKALKAEGVEVIYTLCGGHIIDIYDGCVDEGIDVIDVRHEQVAAHAADGYARITGKPGCAVVTAGPGTTDAVTGVANAFRAESPMLLIGGQGAHNQHKMGSLQDLPHVDMMAPITKFAATVPDTARAADMVSMAFRECFHGAPGPSFLEIPRDVLDAKVPVEAARVPQAGHYRASTRSAGDPESVQKLADLLVQAEKPAILLGSQVWTTRATDSAIDLVRTLNVPAYMNGAGRGTLPPGDPHHFQLSRRYAFSNADLIVIVGTPFDFRMGYGKRLSPDATVVQIDLDYRTVGKNRDIDLGIVGDAGLVLSAVTQAASGRINGGAGKRKEWLDELRAAEQKAIEKRLPSLRSDASPIHPYRLVSEINDFLTEDSIYIGDGGDIVTFSGQVVQPKSPGHWMDPGPLGTLGVGVPFVMAAKQARPDKEVVALFGDGAFSLTGWDFETLVRFDLPFVGIVGNNSSMNQIRYGQKAKYGEERERIGNTLGDVPYDQFARMLGGHGEEVRDPADIGPALRRARESGKPSLINVWVDPDAYAPGTMNQTMYK; encoded by the coding sequence ATGCCCGACGACAGCCAGGACGTCATCTCCGGCGGGCACTTGGTCGCCAAAGCACTCAAGGCAGAGGGCGTGGAGGTCATCTATACCCTCTGCGGCGGCCACATCATCGACATCTACGACGGCTGCGTCGACGAGGGCATCGATGTCATCGACGTACGCCATGAACAGGTCGCCGCCCACGCCGCCGACGGCTACGCCCGGATCACCGGCAAGCCCGGCTGCGCCGTCGTCACCGCCGGTCCCGGCACCACCGACGCGGTCACCGGCGTCGCCAACGCCTTCCGCGCCGAGTCACCCATGCTGCTCATCGGCGGCCAGGGCGCCCACAACCAGCACAAGATGGGATCCCTGCAGGACCTTCCGCACGTCGACATGATGGCGCCGATCACCAAGTTCGCCGCCACCGTCCCGGACACCGCCCGCGCCGCCGACATGGTCTCCATGGCCTTCCGCGAGTGCTTCCACGGCGCCCCCGGGCCCTCCTTCCTGGAGATCCCGCGCGATGTGCTGGACGCCAAGGTGCCGGTGGAGGCGGCCCGCGTCCCGCAGGCCGGACACTACCGCGCCTCCACCCGCAGCGCCGGCGACCCCGAGTCCGTCCAGAAGCTGGCCGATCTGCTGGTCCAGGCGGAGAAGCCCGCGATCCTGCTGGGCAGTCAGGTGTGGACCACCCGCGCCACCGACTCGGCCATCGATCTGGTGCGTACGCTCAATGTGCCCGCGTATATGAACGGCGCGGGGCGCGGCACACTGCCGCCCGGCGATCCGCACCACTTCCAGCTCTCCCGCCGCTACGCGTTCTCCAACGCCGATCTCATCGTCATCGTCGGCACGCCCTTCGACTTCCGGATGGGCTACGGCAAGCGGCTCTCCCCCGATGCCACCGTGGTCCAGATCGACCTCGACTACCGCACGGTCGGCAAGAACCGGGACATCGACCTCGGCATCGTGGGCGACGCCGGGCTGGTGCTCTCGGCCGTCACCCAGGCCGCCTCGGGCCGCATCAATGGCGGGGCGGGCAAGCGCAAGGAGTGGCTGGACGAGCTGCGCGCCGCCGAGCAGAAGGCGATCGAGAAGCGGCTGCCCAGCCTCCGCTCCGACGCCTCCCCCATCCACCCGTACCGCCTGGTCAGCGAGATCAACGACTTCCTCACCGAGGACTCGATCTACATCGGCGACGGCGGCGACATCGTCACCTTCTCCGGTCAGGTCGTCCAGCCCAAGTCGCCCGGCCACTGGATGGACCCGGGGCCGCTGGGGACGCTCGGCGTCGGTGTGCCGTTCGTGATGGCCGCCAAGCAGGCCCGCCCCGACAAGGAGGTGGTGGCGCTCTTCGGCGACGGCGCGTTCTCCCTGACCGGCTGGGACTTCGAGACGCTGGTCCGCTTCGACCTGCCGTTCGTCGGCATCGTCGGCAACAACTCCTCGATGAACCAGATCCGTTACGGCCAGAAGGCCAAGTACGGCGAGGAGCGGGAGCGGATCGGCAACACCCTCGGCGATGTGCCCTACGACCAGTTCGCGCGGATGCTCGGCGGCCACGGCGAGGAGGTCCGCGACCCGGCGGACATCGGCCCGGCGCTGCGGCGCGCCCGGGAGTCCGGCAAGCCGTCGCTGATCAACGTCTGGGTGGACCCGGACGCGTACGCCCCCGGAACCATGAACCAGACCATGTACAAGTAG
- the frc gene encoding formyl-CoA transferase, producing the protein MSQAAQANQALTGIRVLDMTHVQSGPSATQLLAWLGADVIKLENTTGDITRKQLRDLPDVDSLYFTMLNCNKRSITLNTKSERGKEILTELIRRSDVLVENFGPGAVDRMGFSWERIQEINPRLVYASIKGFGEGPYTKFKAYEVVAQAMGGSMSTTGFEDGPPLATGAQIGDSGTGVHCVAGILAALYQRTHTGRGQRVNVAMQHAVLNLCRVKLRDQQRLTHGPLAEYPNEDFGDEVPRSGNASGGGQPGWAVKCAPGGPNDYVYVIVQPVGWEPITRLIGRPELAEDPEWASPESRLPKLAKMFQLIEEWSSTLPKWEVLEQLTAHNIPCGPILSTKEIVEDASLAANEMIVEVDHPERGSFTTVGSPLKLSDSPVQVERSPLLGEHNEEVYVGELGLGDEEVRLLKTNGVI; encoded by the coding sequence ATGTCCCAGGCTGCCCAGGCCAATCAAGCTCTGACGGGCATCCGCGTCCTCGACATGACGCATGTGCAGTCCGGTCCCTCCGCCACCCAGCTGCTCGCCTGGCTCGGCGCGGACGTGATCAAGCTGGAGAACACCACCGGGGACATCACCCGCAAGCAGTTGCGGGACCTCCCCGACGTGGACTCGCTCTACTTCACGATGCTCAACTGCAACAAGCGGAGCATCACCCTCAACACCAAGTCCGAGCGCGGCAAGGAGATCCTGACCGAGCTGATCCGCCGCAGCGATGTGCTGGTGGAGAACTTCGGCCCGGGCGCCGTGGACCGCATGGGGTTCTCCTGGGAGCGCATCCAGGAGATCAATCCGCGGCTGGTCTACGCCTCGATCAAGGGGTTCGGCGAGGGCCCGTACACCAAGTTCAAGGCGTACGAGGTGGTCGCGCAGGCCATGGGCGGGTCGATGTCCACGACCGGCTTCGAGGACGGCCCGCCGCTGGCGACCGGCGCCCAGATCGGCGACTCCGGCACCGGGGTGCACTGTGTGGCGGGCATCCTCGCCGCGCTCTACCAGCGCACCCACACCGGGCGCGGCCAGCGGGTCAATGTGGCGATGCAGCACGCGGTGCTCAACCTGTGCCGGGTCAAGCTGCGCGACCAGCAGCGGCTGACGCACGGTCCGCTCGCCGAGTACCCGAATGAGGACTTCGGCGACGAGGTGCCGCGCAGTGGCAACGCCAGCGGTGGCGGCCAGCCGGGCTGGGCGGTCAAATGCGCGCCCGGTGGGCCCAACGACTACGTGTACGTCATCGTGCAGCCGGTCGGCTGGGAGCCCATCACCCGGCTCATCGGCCGCCCCGAGCTGGCCGAGGACCCGGAGTGGGCCTCGCCGGAGTCGCGGCTGCCGAAGCTGGCCAAGATGTTCCAGCTGATCGAGGAGTGGTCGAGCACCCTGCCCAAGTGGGAGGTGCTGGAGCAGCTCACGGCCCACAACATCCCGTGCGGGCCGATCCTGTCCACCAAGGAGATCGTCGAGGACGCGTCGCTCGCGGCCAACGAGATGATCGTCGAGGTCGACCACCCCGAGCGCGGCTCGTTCACCACCGTCGGTTCCCCGCTGAAGCTCTCCGACTCCCCGGTCCAGGTCGAGCGCTCCCCGCTGCTGGGTGAGCACAACGAAGAGGTGTACGTCGGGGAGCTGGGACTCGGCGACGAGGAAGTGCGGCTGCTCAAGACGAACGGAGTGATCTGA
- a CDS encoding acetate--CoA ligase family protein — MTYDNDAVRAVLDAARAEGRTALTAPEGKRITDAYGIPTPAEGLAETVDEAVSLADRIGFPVVLKIVSPDILHKTDAGGVRVGLGSCAEVRGAFTAIVDNARSYDPKARIQGVQVQQMIPDGGQEVIVGAVTDPTFGKVVAFGLGGVLVEVLGDITFRLAPATEDDALSMLDGIRAAEVLRGVRGGPAVDRVALADLIVRVSRLVADFPEITEVDLNPVFATASGVLAADVRLLIGDPAPQERRRYSREEILGAMRRLMQPRSVAVVGASNEQGKIGNSVMRNLIDGGFPGEIHPVNPKADDILGRKAYKSVTDVPGEVDVAVFAIPAKFVPAALEEVGRKGIPNAVLIPSGFAETGEHELQRRIVEIAEEHGVRVLGPNIYGYYSTWQDLCATFCTPYDVKGPVALTSQSGGIGMAILGFARTTRTGVSAIVGLGNKSDVDEDDLLTWFGEDDRTQCIAMHLEDLKDGRAFVEAARATVPRKPVVVLKAGRTAAGAKAAGSHTGALAGDDAVYDDILRQAGVIRAPGLNEMLEYARALPVLPTPQGDNVVIITGAGGSGVLLSDAIVDNGLSLMEIPDDLDAAFRRFIPPFGAAGNPVDITGGEPPSTYEATIRLGLEDPRIHSLVLGYWHTIVTPPMVFAELTARVVEEFRARGIAKPVVASLAGDTEVEEACAYLFERGVVAYPYTTEKPVAVLGAKYRWARSAGLLT, encoded by the coding sequence GTGACGTATGACAACGATGCCGTGCGCGCGGTGCTGGACGCCGCCCGCGCCGAGGGGCGCACGGCGCTGACCGCTCCCGAAGGGAAGCGGATCACCGATGCCTATGGCATCCCGACCCCGGCCGAGGGGCTGGCGGAGACCGTCGACGAGGCGGTGTCGCTGGCCGACCGGATCGGCTTCCCGGTCGTCCTGAAGATCGTGTCCCCGGACATCCTGCACAAGACCGACGCGGGCGGGGTCCGGGTGGGGCTGGGCTCCTGCGCCGAGGTGCGGGGCGCGTTCACCGCGATCGTCGACAACGCCCGCTCCTACGACCCGAAGGCCCGGATCCAGGGCGTCCAGGTGCAGCAGATGATCCCGGACGGCGGGCAGGAGGTCATCGTCGGCGCGGTCACCGATCCCACCTTCGGCAAGGTCGTGGCGTTCGGCCTCGGCGGGGTGCTGGTGGAGGTGCTGGGGGACATCACCTTCCGGCTGGCCCCGGCGACCGAGGACGACGCGCTGTCGATGCTGGACGGGATCCGCGCCGCCGAGGTGCTGCGCGGGGTGCGCGGCGGACCGGCGGTGGACCGCGTGGCGCTCGCCGATCTGATCGTGCGGGTCTCCCGGCTGGTGGCGGACTTCCCGGAGATCACGGAGGTCGACCTCAACCCGGTGTTCGCCACCGCGAGCGGGGTGCTCGCCGCCGATGTGCGGCTGCTGATCGGGGACCCCGCCCCGCAGGAGCGCCGCCGCTACTCGCGCGAGGAGATCCTGGGCGCGATGCGCCGGCTGATGCAGCCGCGCTCGGTGGCGGTAGTGGGCGCCTCCAACGAGCAGGGCAAGATCGGCAATTCGGTGATGCGCAACCTCATCGACGGCGGCTTCCCCGGGGAGATCCACCCGGTGAACCCCAAGGCCGACGACATCCTGGGCCGCAAGGCGTACAAGAGCGTCACGGACGTCCCCGGCGAGGTGGATGTGGCGGTCTTCGCGATCCCCGCGAAGTTCGTGCCCGCCGCGCTGGAGGAGGTCGGCCGCAAGGGCATCCCGAACGCCGTGCTGATCCCGTCCGGGTTCGCCGAGACCGGCGAACACGAGCTGCAGCGGCGGATCGTGGAGATCGCCGAGGAGCACGGGGTACGGGTGCTGGGGCCCAACATCTACGGCTACTACTCCACCTGGCAGGACCTGTGCGCCACCTTCTGCACCCCGTACGACGTCAAGGGGCCGGTGGCGCTCACCTCGCAGTCCGGTGGCATCGGGATGGCGATCCTCGGCTTCGCCCGGACGACCAGGACCGGTGTCTCGGCGATCGTCGGGCTCGGCAACAAGTCCGATGTGGACGAGGACGATCTGCTCACCTGGTTCGGTGAGGACGACCGCACCCAGTGCATCGCCATGCATCTGGAGGACCTCAAGGACGGCCGGGCCTTCGTGGAGGCGGCGCGGGCCACGGTGCCCCGGAAGCCCGTGGTGGTGCTCAAGGCGGGCCGTACGGCGGCGGGCGCCAAGGCGGCCGGCTCCCACACCGGCGCGCTGGCCGGGGACGACGCGGTCTACGACGACATCCTGCGGCAGGCAGGGGTGATCCGGGCGCCGGGGCTGAACGAAATGCTGGAGTACGCGCGGGCGCTGCCCGTGCTGCCCACGCCGCAGGGCGACAACGTCGTCATCATCACCGGCGCCGGGGGCTCGGGGGTGCTGCTGTCGGACGCGATCGTCGACAACGGGCTGTCGCTGATGGAGATCCCGGACGATCTGGACGCCGCGTTCCGCCGCTTCATCCCGCCGTTCGGCGCGGCCGGGAACCCGGTGGACATCACCGGCGGCGAACCGCCGTCCACCTACGAGGCGACCATCCGGCTGGGCCTGGAGGATCCGCGGATCCACTCACTGGTCCTGGGCTACTGGCACACCATCGTCACCCCGCCGATGGTGTTCGCCGAGCTGACCGCGCGGGTCGTCGAGGAGTTCCGCGCCCGGGGCATCGCCAAACCGGTGGTGGCCTCGCTCGCGGGCGACACCGAGGTCGAGGAGGCGTGCGCCTACCTCTTCGAGCGCGGGGTCGTGGCTTATCCGTACACCACCGAGAAGCCGGTGGCCGTTCTGGGCGCCAAGTACCGCTGGGCCAGGTCAGCGGGGCTGCTCACATAA
- a CDS encoding OFA family MFS transporter yields the protein MSTAERPEGALPFREVQDSKGRTYRIGETDRDILGHSRKLMVYLPWIAMMAISVSEYAYGSAEDTLSEAHGWTQSNTFWILSVWVFFQAGIAFPAGWLREKGILTARAAMFLGSGLCLIGFVALAHLDNVFAAIVGFGVIGGLGSGFIYATCINMVGKWFPERRGAKTGFVNGGFAYGALPFIFIFNYWFDTGNFDEVLDLIGVYVLIAVAICAWFFKDPPKNWWPADIDPLSYSGNAKSAASLAKNPPAARQYTPKEAIRTGMLPLMWVSLVLTAGVSIFGISFQVDYAKEVGFGPLVAASSMGIMSVINGVGRGVVGWLSDLWGRKTTLVFVIVVLGLAQFGVIWAGNIHNEVLFLFFAFLSGFGGGAFYPMFAALTPDYFGENYNATNYGLVYSGKLISGLFGGGLGSMVVDSWGYDGAYALAGGISMLAAAVALLLRQPGRPRVRGIAPNPQPISREAV from the coding sequence ATGAGCACTGCAGAACGACCGGAGGGGGCCCTCCCCTTCCGTGAAGTGCAGGACAGCAAGGGACGCACGTATCGCATCGGCGAGACGGACCGCGACATCCTGGGCCACAGCCGCAAACTGATGGTCTATCTGCCGTGGATCGCCATGATGGCCATCAGCGTGTCCGAGTACGCGTACGGCTCGGCCGAGGACACGCTCTCGGAGGCGCACGGCTGGACCCAGAGCAACACCTTCTGGATCCTGAGCGTCTGGGTGTTCTTCCAGGCCGGGATCGCCTTCCCGGCCGGGTGGCTGCGGGAGAAGGGCATCCTGACCGCCCGCGCGGCGATGTTCCTGGGGTCGGGGCTGTGTCTGATCGGGTTCGTGGCCCTCGCCCACCTGGACAACGTTTTCGCCGCCATCGTCGGATTCGGCGTCATCGGCGGGCTCGGCTCCGGATTCATCTACGCCACCTGCATCAATATGGTGGGCAAGTGGTTCCCGGAGCGGCGCGGGGCGAAGACGGGGTTCGTCAACGGCGGGTTCGCCTACGGCGCGCTGCCGTTCATCTTCATCTTCAACTACTGGTTCGACACGGGTAACTTCGACGAGGTCCTGGACCTCATCGGGGTCTATGTGCTGATCGCCGTGGCGATCTGCGCCTGGTTCTTCAAGGACCCGCCGAAGAACTGGTGGCCCGCCGACATCGACCCGCTGAGCTACAGCGGCAACGCCAAGAGCGCGGCGAGTCTGGCGAAGAACCCGCCGGCGGCGCGGCAGTACACGCCCAAGGAGGCCATCAGGACCGGGATGCTGCCGCTGATGTGGGTGTCCCTGGTGCTCACCGCCGGGGTGTCCATCTTCGGCATCTCCTTCCAGGTCGACTACGCCAAGGAGGTGGGCTTCGGCCCGCTGGTGGCCGCCTCGTCCATGGGCATCATGTCCGTCATCAACGGTGTCGGACGCGGGGTGGTCGGCTGGCTCTCGGACCTGTGGGGGCGCAAGACGACCCTGGTGTTCGTCATCGTGGTGCTGGGCCTCGCCCAGTTCGGGGTGATCTGGGCCGGCAACATCCACAACGAGGTGCTGTTCCTCTTCTTCGCCTTCCTCTCCGGATTCGGCGGCGGCGCCTTCTACCCGATGTTCGCGGCGCTGACCCCGGACTACTTCGGGGAGAACTACAACGCCACCAACTACGGCCTGGTGTACAGCGGAAAGCTGATCAGCGGGCTGTTCGGCGGCGGCCTGGGCTCGATGGTGGTCGACTCCTGGGGCTACGACGGCGCGTACGCGCTGGCCGGGGGCATCTCCATGCTGGCGGCCGCGGTGGCCCTGCTGCTGCGGCAACCGGGTCGGCCACGGGTCCGGGGCATCGCCCCGAACCCGCAGCCGATCAGCCGCGAGGCCGTCTAG
- a CDS encoding sugar phosphate isomerase/epimerase family protein translates to MKRAQEHPELAETLRRRRFLGVAAGATAATLVGTATATAAQTGTRSDTSAQQGRGGPLVPRGHLGIQLYTLRDQVQSIGFAQVFKELARYGYDQVEFAGYTQGTGDITLGQLKRLMRDHGLRGIGSHVGYYSDDPKAYTFATNLTQVLDDAEALGLPHVGTASGPWRYGSTVDGWKRCAEEFNTYGAAAKARGMKFYQHNHAEEFSFATDRPDVRLYDVLLAETDPELVHLEMDIYWAYVGQYRFGKKVDGSPAPFEPLDYVLRAPHRYPLFHVKDGEHDETATDGYRMVDVGDGDIDYRRFLTAVGRTHGGRRDHHWMVEHDQPADSLTTARRSARYLRSLRCGGRG, encoded by the coding sequence GTGAAGAGGGCTCAGGAACACCCCGAACTCGCCGAGACACTCCGCCGCCGCAGATTCCTCGGCGTCGCCGCGGGCGCCACGGCCGCCACCCTGGTCGGCACCGCCACCGCCACCGCCGCCCAGACCGGCACCCGGAGCGACACCTCGGCCCAGCAGGGCCGGGGCGGCCCGCTGGTGCCCCGCGGCCACCTCGGCATCCAGCTCTACACCCTCCGCGACCAGGTGCAGTCCATCGGCTTCGCCCAGGTCTTCAAGGAGCTGGCCCGGTACGGCTACGACCAGGTGGAGTTCGCCGGATACACCCAGGGCACCGGCGACATCACCCTGGGGCAGCTCAAGCGGCTGATGCGGGACCACGGGCTGCGCGGTATCGGCAGCCACGTCGGCTACTACTCCGACGACCCGAAGGCGTACACCTTCGCCACCAACCTCACCCAGGTGCTGGACGACGCCGAGGCGCTGGGCCTGCCGCATGTGGGCACCGCCTCCGGGCCCTGGCGCTACGGCTCCACGGTCGACGGCTGGAAGCGCTGTGCGGAGGAGTTCAACACCTACGGCGCGGCGGCCAAGGCGCGCGGGATGAAGTTCTACCAGCACAACCACGCCGAGGAGTTCTCCTTCGCCACCGACCGGCCGGACGTCCGCCTCTACGACGTGCTGCTCGCCGAGACCGACCCCGAGCTGGTCCATCTGGAGATGGACATCTACTGGGCGTACGTGGGCCAGTACCGCTTCGGCAAGAAGGTGGACGGCTCCCCGGCGCCCTTCGAGCCGCTCGACTACGTCCTGCGCGCCCCGCACCGCTATCCGCTCTTCCACGTCAAGGACGGGGAACACGACGAAACCGCCACCGACGGCTACCGGATGGTGGACGTCGGTGACGGTGACATCGACTACCGCCGCTTCCTGACCGCGGTCGGCAGGACCCATGGCGGCCGCCGTGACCACCACTGGATGGTGGAGCACGACCAGCCCGCCGATTCGCTCACCACCGCCCGCCGCTCCGCCCGCTATCTGCGGTCACTGCGGTGCGGCGGACGGGGCTGA
- a CDS encoding nucleotide pyrophosphatase/phosphodiesterase family protein, with the protein MSGRGGPTPLLVLDVVGLTPRLLDHMPRLKALARSGSHAALGTVLPAVTCAAQSTFLTGTTPAEHGIVGNGWYFREMGEVLLWRQHNGLVGGDKLWDAARRAHPGYTVANICWWYAMGSDTDITVTPRPVYYADGRKEPDCYTRPPALHDELTARLGTFPLFHFWGPGADLVSSQWIIDATRHILRTSPTDLVLTYLPHLDYDLQRYGPDDPRSHAAATELDTALGPLLDDATARGRTVVALSEYGITRVSRPVDINRALRRAGLLEVHTQDGMEYLDPGASRAFAVADHQLAHVYVRRAEDLDATRAALAGLPGIAELLDDEGKKAHGLDHPRSGELVAVAAPDAWFTYYYWLDDARAPDFAQLVEIHRKPGYDPAELFMDPKDPYVRVRAATALARKKTGMRYRMAVVPLDPSPVRGSHGRLPDREEDGPVLLCSQPGAVSGHVAATDVKTLLLRLAGLTNATTEGDTP; encoded by the coding sequence ATGAGCGGCAGGGGCGGCCCGACCCCCCTCCTCGTCCTCGACGTCGTCGGGCTGACCCCACGGCTGCTGGACCATATGCCGCGCCTCAAGGCCCTCGCCCGCTCCGGCTCCCACGCCGCGCTGGGCACCGTGCTGCCCGCCGTCACCTGCGCCGCCCAGTCGACGTTCCTCACCGGCACCACCCCCGCCGAACACGGCATCGTCGGCAACGGCTGGTACTTCCGCGAGATGGGCGAGGTGCTGCTGTGGCGGCAGCACAACGGCCTGGTAGGCGGCGACAAGCTGTGGGACGCCGCCCGCCGCGCCCACCCCGGCTACACGGTGGCCAACATCTGCTGGTGGTACGCGATGGGCTCGGACACCGACATCACCGTCACCCCGCGCCCCGTCTACTACGCCGACGGCCGCAAGGAGCCGGACTGCTACACCCGGCCCCCCGCGCTGCACGACGAACTCACCGCGCGGCTCGGCACCTTCCCGCTCTTCCACTTCTGGGGGCCGGGCGCCGATCTGGTCTCCTCGCAGTGGATCATCGACGCCACCCGCCACATCCTGCGGACCAGCCCCACCGATCTGGTGCTGACCTACCTTCCGCATCTGGACTACGACCTCCAGCGGTACGGCCCCGACGACCCCCGCTCCCACGCCGCCGCCACCGAGCTCGACACCGCCCTCGGCCCGCTGCTCGACGATGCCACCGCCCGCGGCCGCACCGTCGTGGCGCTGTCCGAGTACGGCATCACCCGGGTCTCCCGGCCCGTGGACATCAACCGGGCGCTGCGCCGCGCCGGGCTGCTGGAGGTGCACACCCAGGACGGCATGGAGTATCTGGACCCCGGCGCCTCCAGGGCCTTCGCGGTCGCCGACCATCAGCTCGCCCATGTGTATGTGCGCCGCGCCGAGGACCTGGACGCCACCCGAGCCGCCCTGGCCGGACTGCCCGGGATCGCCGAACTCCTCGACGACGAGGGCAAGAAGGCCCACGGGCTGGACCATCCCCGCTCCGGGGAGCTGGTCGCGGTGGCCGCGCCGGACGCCTGGTTCACGTACTACTACTGGCTCGACGACGCCCGCGCGCCCGACTTCGCCCAGCTCGTGGAGATCCACCGCAAGCCCGGCTATGACCCGGCCGAGCTGTTCATGGACCCCAAGGACCCCTATGTGCGGGTGCGGGCCGCCACCGCGCTGGCCCGCAAGAAGACCGGGATGCGCTACCGCATGGCCGTCGTCCCGCTCGATCCGTCCCCTGTGCGCGGCAGCCACGGCCGCCTCCCGGACCGCGAGGAGGACGGACCCGTCCTCCTCTGCTCCCAGCCCGGCGCGGTGAGCGGCCACGTGGCCGCCACCGACGTCAAAACCCTGCTCCTCCGCCTCGCCGGCCTGACGAACGCAACCACCGAAGGAGACACCCCGTGA